The following are encoded in a window of Nocardioides houyundeii genomic DNA:
- a CDS encoding SDR family NAD(P)-dependent oxidoreductase, with amino-acid sequence MIDVGFDFTGRHVLVTGGTRGLGLAVAQAFLDAGARVSITGTKILPSLYDADLSRFEYHQLRLASSDAIESFVERIGALDVLVNTAGARLSTDLAEHEREFLCHSARLGFVGPLRLTQQLRPRLCASRAPGGGAVIHAGSTAKWLELTQTPADAEAELVAQTSRTGRAWQRLGSRVNMVLPPPRFSVPHQQRGHFSSYATTGDSALLTRPRTASGVTAEQIASVILFLSSGGAAAVTGQTIRTDATR; translated from the coding sequence GTGATCGACGTCGGATTCGACTTCACCGGCCGGCACGTGCTGGTCACCGGAGGGACGCGTGGCCTCGGCCTGGCCGTGGCGCAGGCCTTCCTGGACGCAGGGGCCCGGGTGTCCATCACCGGGACCAAGATCCTGCCGTCCCTCTACGACGCCGATCTCAGCCGCTTCGAGTACCACCAGCTGCGCCTGGCAAGCAGTGACGCGATCGAGTCGTTCGTGGAGCGCATCGGTGCCCTCGACGTGCTCGTCAACACCGCCGGCGCGCGCCTCTCCACCGACCTTGCCGAGCACGAGCGGGAGTTCCTCTGCCACTCCGCCCGCCTCGGGTTCGTCGGCCCCCTGCGGCTGACCCAGCAGCTGAGACCGCGACTGTGCGCCTCGCGCGCGCCGGGCGGCGGTGCCGTCATCCACGCCGGCTCCACCGCCAAGTGGCTGGAGCTGACCCAGACCCCGGCTGACGCCGAGGCGGAGCTGGTGGCCCAGACGTCGCGCACCGGACGCGCCTGGCAGCGCCTCGGCTCCCGGGTCAACATGGTGCTGCCTCCCCCGCGGTTCAGCGTGCCGCACCAGCAGCGGGGGCACTTCTCCTCCTACGCCACCACCGGGGACAGTGCTCTCCTCACCCGCCCGCGGACCGCCTCCGGTGTCACGGCGGAGCAGATCGCCTCGGTCATCCTGTTCCTGTCCAGCGGCGGAGCCGCGGCAGTCACCGGCCAGACGATCCGCACCGACGCCACGCGCTGA
- a CDS encoding MarR family winged helix-turn-helix transcriptional regulator: MSLPFDPIDEAARQWEARWEGVTAMHAVTSLMRAQQIVLSRLDGLLRPHGLTFARYEALVLLVFSSRGSLPLGKMGERLQVHPTSVTSIVRRLEVAGLVARRPHPEDGRTVLAEITDAGRQLVVAATDDLVSADFGLGVLSRDQLREVSALLRPVREDAGDF; encoded by the coding sequence ATGTCCCTGCCCTTCGACCCCATCGATGAGGCGGCCCGGCAGTGGGAGGCCCGTTGGGAGGGTGTCACCGCGATGCACGCGGTCACCTCGTTGATGCGCGCCCAGCAGATCGTGCTGTCCCGTCTCGACGGGCTGCTGCGCCCGCACGGGCTCACGTTCGCCCGCTACGAGGCACTGGTGCTGCTGGTCTTCTCCTCACGCGGCTCGCTGCCGCTGGGCAAGATGGGGGAGCGTCTCCAGGTGCACCCCACCTCCGTCACCTCGATCGTGCGGCGCCTCGAGGTGGCCGGGCTGGTGGCGCGCCGGCCCCATCCTGAGGACGGCCGGACGGTGCTGGCGGAGATCACCGACGCCGGACGCCAGCTCGTGGTGGCCGCGACGGACGACCTGGTCTCAGCCGACTTCGGGCTTGGGGTGCTCAGCCGGGACCAGCTCCGCGAGGTCAGCGCGCTGCTGCGCCCGGTCCGCGAGGACGCCGGCGACTTCTGA
- a CDS encoding PH domain-containing protein — MGLTSWFTDPDIGQHLLREEGEVVVDEVRHHWAAYVRASLELAGAGALLVGMLFSDPDIAWLPFVLGAALGLHGTWLAMREHMDRFVITNMRVFRVHGVFSRQQATMPLSRILDITVSKPFLGRVLGYGHFCFESAAQEQGLRDIKFVGRPNERDHSIQRVVQRAGLRGPRVVN, encoded by the coding sequence ATGGGCCTGACCTCGTGGTTCACCGACCCTGACATCGGGCAGCACCTGCTGCGCGAGGAGGGCGAGGTCGTCGTCGACGAGGTCCGGCACCACTGGGCGGCGTACGTCCGGGCCTCGCTGGAGCTCGCGGGCGCCGGCGCGCTGCTGGTGGGCATGCTGTTCTCCGATCCCGACATCGCCTGGCTGCCGTTCGTGCTCGGGGCCGCCCTGGGGCTGCACGGCACCTGGTTGGCGATGCGCGAGCACATGGACCGCTTCGTCATCACCAACATGCGGGTCTTCCGCGTGCACGGGGTGTTCTCCCGGCAGCAGGCGACCATGCCGCTGTCGCGGATCCTCGACATCACGGTGAGCAAGCCGTTCCTGGGGCGGGTGCTGGGGTACGGGCACTTCTGCTTCGAGTCCGCAGCCCAGGAGCAGGGGCTTCGCGACATCAAGTTCGTCGGGCGGCCCAACGAGCGCGACCACTCCATCCAGCGGGTCGTCCAGCGGGCCGGCCTCCGGGGACCGAGAGTCGTCAACTGA
- the meaB gene encoding methylmalonyl Co-A mutase-associated GTPase MeaB, with protein sequence MTPQSGDRRRLAASVPELVSRAREGDPRAVARLISLVEDESPQLREVMAALAPHAGQAHVVGITGSPGVGKSTSTSALVTQLRKAGKRVGVLAVDPSSPFSGGALLGDRVRMSDHALDPGVFIRSMASRGHLGGLAWTTPQALRVLDAAGYDIVLVETVGVGQSEVEVAGLADTTLVLLAPGMGDGIQAAKAGILEIGDIYVINKADRDGADQVRRDLRTMLTLGDRPAGAWKPPIVKTVARMGQGLDEVATEIARHHQWLASSEALAVRRTRRARDEIEAIAVATLRARWAAVHGHASLDALAADVVAGHVDPYAAADRLVAAVAAAQ encoded by the coding sequence GTGACCCCGCAGTCCGGGGACCGGCGCCGTTTAGCGGCGTCGGTCCCCGAACTCGTCTCCCGGGCCCGCGAGGGCGACCCGCGAGCCGTGGCGCGCCTCATCTCGCTGGTGGAGGACGAGTCGCCGCAGCTGCGCGAGGTGATGGCCGCGCTGGCCCCCCATGCCGGCCAGGCGCACGTGGTGGGCATCACCGGGTCCCCGGGGGTGGGCAAGTCCACCTCGACCAGCGCCTTGGTGACACAGCTGCGCAAGGCGGGCAAGCGGGTCGGCGTGCTGGCCGTGGACCCGTCCTCGCCCTTCTCCGGCGGAGCGCTGCTGGGGGACCGGGTGCGTATGTCGGACCATGCTCTCGACCCCGGGGTCTTCATCCGGTCCATGGCCTCACGCGGACATCTGGGTGGCCTCGCCTGGACGACGCCCCAGGCGCTGCGCGTGCTGGACGCCGCCGGCTACGACATCGTGCTCGTCGAGACGGTCGGCGTCGGCCAGAGCGAGGTCGAGGTCGCGGGGCTGGCCGACACCACGCTGGTGCTGCTCGCCCCCGGGATGGGCGACGGGATCCAGGCCGCCAAGGCCGGGATCCTGGAGATCGGCGACATCTACGTCATCAACAAGGCTGATCGCGACGGCGCCGACCAGGTACGCCGGGACCTGCGCACCATGCTCACCCTGGGCGACCGCCCGGCGGGGGCCTGGAAGCCGCCCATCGTCAAGACGGTGGCCCGCATGGGGCAAGGGCTCGACGAGGTCGCCACGGAGATCGCCCGTCACCACCAGTGGCTCGCCTCCAGCGAGGCGCTGGCGGTGCGCCGGACCCGGCGGGCCCGGGACGAGATCGAGGCGATCGCCGTGGCCACGCTGCGCGCCCGGTGGGCAGCCGTGCACGGGCACGCCTCGCTGGACGCGCTGGCGGCCGACGTGGTCGCTGGCCACGTCGACCCCTATGCCGCAGCCGACCGGCTGGTCGCCGCGGTCGCGGCTGCTCAGTGA
- a CDS encoding acetyl-CoA C-acetyltransferase: protein MSGTTSVIVAGARTPIGRLLGGLKDQSAADLGGVAIKGALDKAGVSGDQVEYVIMGHVIQAGAGQITARQAAVNGGVPMNVPALTINKVCLSGINAIALADQLIRAGEHEIVVAGGMESMTQAPHLLPKSREGFKYGDTALVDSMAYDALYDQFTKQAMGLLTEECNAAAANLTREEQDIFAARSHRLAVEAQKNGAFDEEIVPVTISSRRGDTVVSVDEGVRAETTAETLAKLRPAFSKEGTITAGTASQISDGACAVVVMSKAKAEELGLTWLAEIGASGQVAGPDSTLQLQPAAAIAKAVEKEGIAVTDIDLFEINEAFAAVGISSARELGLDEDKVNVNGGAIALGHPVGMSGARIVLHLALELKRRGGGVGAAALCGGGGQGDALIIRVPQA, encoded by the coding sequence ATGTCAGGCACCACTTCCGTCATCGTCGCTGGGGCTCGCACCCCGATCGGCCGTCTCCTCGGCGGACTCAAGGACCAGTCCGCGGCCGACCTGGGCGGGGTCGCCATCAAGGGCGCTCTCGACAAGGCCGGCGTCTCGGGCGACCAGGTCGAGTACGTCATCATGGGCCACGTGATCCAGGCCGGCGCCGGCCAGATCACCGCCCGCCAGGCGGCCGTCAACGGCGGGGTGCCGATGAACGTGCCGGCCCTGACCATCAACAAGGTCTGCCTCTCCGGCATCAACGCCATCGCGCTGGCCGACCAGCTGATCCGCGCCGGCGAGCACGAGATCGTGGTGGCCGGCGGCATGGAGTCGATGACCCAGGCGCCGCACCTGCTCCCGAAGTCCCGTGAGGGCTTCAAGTACGGCGACACCGCGCTGGTGGACTCGATGGCCTACGACGCGCTCTACGACCAGTTCACCAAGCAGGCGATGGGGCTGCTGACCGAGGAGTGCAACGCGGCGGCCGCGAACCTCACCCGCGAGGAGCAGGACATCTTCGCCGCGCGCAGCCACCGCCTGGCGGTGGAGGCCCAGAAGAACGGCGCCTTCGACGAGGAGATCGTCCCGGTCACCATCAGCTCGCGCCGCGGTGACACCGTGGTGTCGGTGGACGAGGGGGTCCGTGCCGAGACCACGGCCGAGACCCTGGCCAAGCTGCGCCCCGCCTTCTCCAAGGAGGGCACGATCACCGCCGGCACCGCCTCCCAGATCTCCGACGGCGCCTGCGCCGTGGTGGTCATGAGCAAGGCCAAGGCCGAGGAGCTGGGCCTGACCTGGCTGGCCGAGATCGGTGCCAGCGGCCAGGTGGCGGGCCCCGACTCCACGCTGCAGCTGCAGCCCGCGGCGGCCATCGCCAAGGCGGTCGAGAAGGAGGGCATCGCGGTCACCGACATCGACCTCTTCGAGATCAACGAGGCCTTCGCCGCGGTCGGCATCTCCTCGGCGCGCGAGCTCGGGTTGGACGAGGACAAGGTGAACGTCAACGGCGGTGCCATCGCACTGGGGCACCCGGTCGGGATGTCGGGGGCCCGCATCGTGCTGCACCTGGCGCTGGAGCTCAAGCGTCGCGGGGGCGGCGTGGGCGCTGCCGCCCTGTGTGGTGGCGGCGGTCAGGGTGACGCACTGATCATCCGGGTCCCGCAGGCGTGA
- the mce gene encoding methylmalonyl-CoA epimerase — MSAPLEIPDHLFTAIDHVGIAVPDLDEAIAFYRDTFGMKVAHQETNEEQGVREAMIAVGDSGSMIQLLAPLNEESTIAKFLTRSGPGLQQLAYRVTDVDAVCEILRSRGVRLLYDAPKRGTASSRINFVHPKDAGGVLVELVEPAASGGH; from the coding sequence ATGAGCGCACCGCTGGAAATCCCCGACCACCTGTTCACCGCGATCGACCACGTCGGCATCGCCGTCCCCGACCTCGACGAGGCCATCGCGTTCTACCGCGACACCTTCGGCATGAAGGTGGCCCACCAGGAGACCAACGAGGAGCAGGGCGTGCGCGAGGCGATGATCGCCGTCGGCGACTCCGGCTCGATGATCCAGCTGCTGGCTCCTCTCAACGAGGAGTCCACGATCGCGAAGTTCCTCACCCGCTCCGGTCCCGGACTGCAGCAGCTGGCCTACCGGGTCACCGACGTCGACGCGGTCTGCGAGATCCTGCGCAGCCGCGGCGTCCGCCTGCTCTACGACGCCCCCAAGCGCGGCACCGCCAGCTCGCGGATCAACTTCGTGCACCCCAAGGATGCCGGCGGCGTGCTGGTCGAGCTGGTCGAGCCGGCCGCCTCGGGCGGCCACTGA
- the ccrA gene encoding crotonyl-CoA carboxylase/reductase encodes MQNILDAILAGDTAAEDFANLPLPESYRAATVHKDEVDMFEGIATRDKDPRKSLHVEDVALPELGPGEALVAVMASAINYNTVWTSIFEPVSTFGFLERYGRLSELTKRHDLPYHVVGSDLSGVVLRTGPGVTKWKPGTEVVAHCLSVELEGPEGHDDTMMDPEQRIWGFETNFGGLAHVALVKANQLMPKPKHLTWEEAASPGLVNSTAYRQLVSKNGGAMKQGDNVLVWGASGGLGGFATQYALNGGATPICVVSNEEKANIARSMGAELIINRSEEDFKFWKDEHTQDPKEWKRLGAKIRELTGGEDIDIVFEHPGRETFGASVYVTRKGGTITTCASTSGYMHEYDNRYLWMNLKRIVSSHFANYRESWEANRLIAQGKIHPTVSRTYTLDEVGQAALDVHNNAHQGKVGVLCLAPQEGLGVRNDEMRAQHVDKINRFRGV; translated from the coding sequence GTGCAGAACATCCTCGATGCCATCCTCGCCGGTGACACGGCGGCGGAGGACTTCGCCAACCTCCCGCTGCCCGAGTCCTACCGCGCCGCGACGGTGCACAAGGACGAGGTCGACATGTTCGAGGGCATCGCGACCCGCGACAAGGACCCCCGCAAGTCGCTCCACGTCGAGGACGTGGCCCTGCCCGAGCTCGGCCCGGGCGAGGCCCTCGTGGCGGTGATGGCCTCCGCGATCAACTACAACACCGTGTGGACCTCGATCTTCGAGCCGGTCTCCACCTTCGGCTTCCTGGAGCGCTACGGGCGCCTCTCGGAGCTGACCAAGCGCCACGACCTGCCCTACCACGTGGTCGGCTCCGACCTGTCCGGCGTCGTCCTCCGGACGGGCCCGGGCGTGACGAAGTGGAAGCCGGGCACCGAGGTCGTGGCGCACTGCCTCTCGGTGGAGCTGGAGGGTCCCGAGGGTCACGACGACACGATGATGGACCCCGAGCAGCGGATCTGGGGCTTCGAGACGAACTTCGGTGGGCTCGCCCACGTCGCCCTGGTCAAGGCCAACCAGCTGATGCCGAAGCCGAAGCACCTCACCTGGGAGGAGGCCGCCTCGCCGGGCCTGGTCAACTCCACCGCCTACCGCCAGCTGGTCTCCAAGAACGGTGGCGCCATGAAGCAGGGCGACAACGTCCTGGTCTGGGGCGCCTCCGGCGGTCTCGGCGGGTTCGCCACCCAGTACGCCCTCAACGGTGGCGCCACCCCGATCTGCGTGGTCTCCAACGAGGAGAAGGCGAACATCGCGCGCTCCATGGGTGCGGAGCTGATCATCAACCGCTCCGAGGAGGACTTCAAGTTCTGGAAGGACGAGCACACCCAGGACCCCAAGGAGTGGAAGCGCCTCGGCGCCAAGATCCGCGAGCTCACCGGTGGTGAGGACATCGACATCGTCTTCGAGCACCCCGGTCGGGAGACCTTCGGGGCTTCGGTCTACGTCACCCGCAAGGGGGGCACCATCACCACCTGCGCCTCGACCTCGGGCTACATGCACGAGTACGACAACCGGTACCTGTGGATGAACCTCAAGCGCATCGTCTCCTCGCACTTCGCCAACTACCGCGAGTCGTGGGAGGCCAACCGCCTCATCGCCCAAGGCAAGATCCACCCCACGGTCTCGCGGACCTACACCCTCGACGAGGTCGGCCAGGCCGCTCTGGACGTCCACAACAACGCCCACCAGGGCAAGGTGGGCGTGCTCTGCCTGGCACCCCAGGAGGGCCTGGGCGTGCGCAACGACGAGATGCGCGCCCAGCACGTGGACAAGATCAACCGCTTCCGCGGCGTCTGA
- a CDS encoding alpha/beta fold hydrolase, translating into MPDDTTLHTTSFGDHGSPVVFCHGLFGQGRNWTQIAKALPDHRVLLVDLPNHGRSAWTEDLDLIEDAHRLADVLGPEPVTLVGHSMGGKVAMLTALLHPERVSRLCVVDVSPVSYRHTSEFAAYIAAMQAIDLTLLERRDDADRQLREAVPNPTVRGFLLQNLRREDDGWRWQINLATLGEQLAEIGGWPEEGLAGVAPYDGPVLWIAGADSAYVLDEYAPAMESLFPRVRRVTIKNAGHWVHSEQPETFIAVLKRFLT; encoded by the coding sequence GTGCCGGACGACACCACGCTGCACACCACGTCGTTCGGTGACCACGGCTCGCCCGTGGTGTTCTGCCACGGTCTCTTCGGCCAGGGCCGCAACTGGACGCAAATCGCCAAGGCGCTGCCAGACCACCGCGTCCTGCTGGTCGACCTGCCCAACCACGGGCGCTCGGCCTGGACCGAGGACCTGGACCTGATCGAGGACGCACACCGGCTCGCGGACGTGCTGGGACCGGAGCCGGTGACCCTGGTGGGGCACTCCATGGGCGGCAAGGTCGCGATGCTCACGGCCCTGCTCCACCCCGAGCGGGTGAGCCGCCTGTGCGTGGTCGACGTGTCTCCGGTCAGCTACCGCCACACCAGCGAGTTCGCCGCCTACATCGCGGCGATGCAGGCCATCGACCTCACGCTGCTCGAGCGGCGTGACGATGCGGACCGCCAGCTGCGCGAGGCGGTGCCCAACCCGACGGTGCGCGGCTTCCTGCTGCAGAACCTGCGCCGTGAGGACGACGGGTGGCGGTGGCAGATCAACCTCGCGACCCTGGGGGAGCAGCTCGCCGAGATCGGCGGCTGGCCCGAGGAGGGGCTGGCCGGCGTCGCCCCGTACGACGGGCCCGTGCTGTGGATCGCCGGTGCCGACTCCGCCTACGTGCTCGACGAGTACGCCCCGGCCATGGAGAGCCTCTTCCCCCGGGTACGACGGGTGACGATCAAGAACGCCGGGCACTGGGTCCACTCCGAGCAGCCGGAGACGTTCATCGCCGTGCTGAAGCGGTTCCTCACCTAG
- a CDS encoding helix-turn-helix transcriptional regulator: MLTPCVGREQVQDLLAVAMSTSRWVTVVGPPGCGKTLLVRHATEHLPDRVWVNATGLRCTQEVLSACLDALNTQPAPGDSAEGVLRRALDGTDTILVIDGLETLEEDLGTTLQQVLDATSGARLTITTREMAGQPGEHVVRVGPLPVPGSLDPLTGPAVELFARRAQAAGGFPLDLTAHDADVRRLLRATGGLPLLIEQLAVQSALTGVANVEPAASLAMAVQASYDLLDENHQRCFRRLAQMQTPVSIAVLAAITEVDRAEASRLGIGLARRSLVEVLPDGRFDMLSPIRRHGAFLTASTQDSARTRAALIAWADSVAPDHDNVGAGDAAWLPDLPVMRAAISAACADPTTRDLGYALANRIFSALYTSMRAREAVEILEGVLVSGDGPGVIGAQVARRAGIAASEVRGTYEGLWLLDRADEHAALAREPGLEMARTASIRAEMHLDAGAFDLAEQEANRAMSLDPTGRSIARQATRTLVDVRVARGDFMAAVSCAERIIPTHDANDERWISLSARTLLGRVALEQGRLAEAEAAARATVAESRRLAEDRVRLLAETLLRQVDPSGPVTTSERDGLPWAVRLPVLAQDARDLLESGHPDEGAGLAADVVVLADSSRLGRDAVEARLVLAHALLSLGETDQAASTFLAALDRAASMPMPLRAADALDGLALVAQAREQRDARLLSGAAAEIRRRRQALPWGLAARRRPVAGRACPAGWVRRGNLSDDGLREVSRIFAPWSPPTDSPLDALTRAEREVAERVADGLTSRQIAEELFVSPRTVDTHLSHIYRKLDINTRARLAAMVVDLR; encoded by the coding sequence GTGCTGACTCCTTGCGTGGGACGCGAGCAGGTGCAGGACCTGCTCGCCGTCGCCATGTCCACCTCCCGGTGGGTCACCGTGGTGGGTCCCCCGGGATGTGGCAAGACGCTGCTGGTCCGCCACGCCACCGAGCACCTGCCCGACCGGGTCTGGGTCAACGCGACCGGCCTGCGCTGCACCCAGGAGGTGCTGTCGGCCTGCCTGGACGCGCTCAACACCCAGCCGGCCCCCGGGGACAGTGCCGAAGGCGTGCTGCGCCGGGCCCTGGACGGGACCGACACCATCCTGGTGATCGACGGCCTGGAGACGCTCGAGGAGGATCTGGGCACCACGCTCCAGCAGGTGCTCGACGCCACCTCGGGCGCCCGCCTGACGATCACCACCCGTGAGATGGCAGGACAGCCTGGCGAGCACGTCGTCCGGGTCGGCCCCCTGCCGGTCCCCGGCTCCCTCGATCCGCTCACCGGCCCCGCCGTGGAGCTGTTCGCGCGGCGGGCACAGGCCGCCGGCGGGTTCCCGCTGGACCTCACCGCCCACGACGCAGACGTACGGCGGCTGCTGCGAGCCACGGGCGGGCTCCCCCTGCTGATCGAGCAGCTGGCGGTGCAGAGCGCGCTCACCGGGGTGGCGAACGTGGAGCCCGCCGCCAGCCTGGCGATGGCTGTGCAGGCCTCCTACGACCTGCTGGACGAGAACCACCAGCGGTGCTTCCGCCGGCTGGCGCAGATGCAGACCCCGGTGAGCATCGCGGTGCTGGCCGCCATCACCGAGGTGGACCGCGCCGAGGCCAGCCGGCTCGGCATCGGCCTGGCGCGCCGTAGCCTGGTCGAGGTGCTGCCCGACGGTCGGTTCGACATGCTCTCCCCCATCCGCCGGCACGGCGCCTTCCTGACCGCGTCCACCCAGGACTCCGCACGCACGCGCGCAGCGCTCATCGCCTGGGCCGACTCGGTGGCGCCGGACCACGACAACGTCGGGGCGGGAGACGCCGCGTGGCTGCCTGACCTGCCGGTGATGCGCGCGGCCATCTCGGCGGCCTGTGCCGACCCCACCACCCGGGACCTGGGCTACGCGCTGGCCAACCGCATCTTCTCCGCCCTGTACACCTCCATGAGGGCGCGTGAGGCCGTGGAGATCCTCGAGGGTGTCCTGGTCAGCGGCGACGGCCCCGGGGTGATCGGGGCCCAGGTCGCCCGCCGGGCCGGCATCGCCGCCTCGGAGGTCCGCGGCACCTACGAGGGACTGTGGCTGCTGGACCGGGCCGACGAGCACGCCGCGCTCGCCAGGGAGCCGGGACTGGAGATGGCCAGGACGGCTTCCATCAGGGCCGAGATGCACCTGGACGCCGGGGCGTTCGACCTGGCCGAGCAGGAGGCCAACCGCGCGATGTCGCTGGACCCGACCGGACGCTCGATCGCCCGGCAGGCGACCAGGACCCTGGTCGACGTCCGGGTCGCCCGGGGTGACTTCATGGCCGCCGTCTCCTGCGCGGAGCGCATCATCCCCACCCACGACGCCAACGACGAGCGCTGGATCAGCCTGTCGGCGCGCACCCTGCTGGGTCGCGTCGCCCTGGAGCAGGGCCGCCTGGCCGAGGCCGAGGCTGCGGCCCGGGCGACCGTGGCGGAGTCACGCCGCCTCGCCGAGGACCGGGTCCGGCTGCTCGCCGAGACGCTGCTGCGCCAGGTCGACCCGTCGGGGCCGGTCACCACCAGCGAGCGGGACGGGCTGCCCTGGGCGGTCCGGCTGCCCGTGCTCGCCCAGGACGCCCGGGACCTGCTCGAGAGCGGGCACCCCGACGAGGGCGCCGGGCTGGCGGCCGACGTGGTGGTGCTGGCGGACAGCAGCCGGCTGGGGCGGGACGCGGTCGAGGCGCGGCTGGTGCTGGCTCACGCCCTGCTGTCCCTGGGCGAGACCGACCAGGCCGCCAGCACCTTCCTCGCCGCTCTGGACCGGGCCGCCTCGATGCCGATGCCGCTGCGGGCCGCGGACGCCCTGGACGGCCTCGCGCTCGTCGCGCAGGCCCGCGAGCAGCGCGACGCCCGGCTCCTCTCCGGCGCCGCCGCCGAGATCCGCCGGCGTCGTCAGGCGCTGCCCTGGGGACTCGCCGCTCGACGTCGGCCGGTTGCTGGACGTGCGTGCCCCGCGGGCTGGGTGCGCCGCGGCAACCTCAGCGACGACGGCCTGCGGGAGGTGAGCAGGATCTTCGCCCCGTGGTCCCCGCCGACCGACTCCCCCCTGGACGCCCTCACCAGGGCCGAGCGGGAGGTCGCCGAGCGGGTCGCGGACGGCCTCACCAGCCGGCAGATCGCCGAGGAGCTGTTCGTCTCCCCCCGCACCGTCGACACGCACCTGAGCCACATCTACCGCAAGCTCGACATCAACACGCGCGCCCGGCTGGCCGCCATGGTGGTCGACCTGCGCTGA
- a CDS encoding 3-hydroxyacyl-CoA dehydrogenase NAD-binding domain-containing protein — translation MTQTPSPAQISRTLVLPYLNHAIGMYAEGYASRADIDAAMRFGCGYPVGPLTTVEQDGLEPVRDELAAMFAETGDELHDPADLLQRLVSSGARTIEGAEGAAGGSVEPQLRHDIASVGVVGTGTMASGIVEVFAKSGYDVVFVGRSQEKLDGVTAAITRSLDKAISRGKLDEATKSEVLGRLTGGTSREDLASVDLVVEAIAEDLAVKTQLFSDLDRICKPGAILATTTSSLPISQCAAATARPESVIGMHFFNPAPVMKLVEVVTTELTDAAVDETVRALCAKVGKVAVSCGDRAGFIVNALLFPYLNDAVKMLETGVAETSEIDAAVKEHAGFPMGPFELLDVVGNDVSLAIQQELFAEFKHAGFAPAPLLAQLVDQGHLGRKTKQGFHSY, via the coding sequence ATGACGCAGACCCCCTCCCCGGCACAGATCAGCCGCACCCTCGTCCTGCCCTACCTCAACCACGCGATCGGCATGTACGCCGAGGGCTACGCCTCGCGCGCCGACATCGACGCCGCCATGCGCTTCGGCTGCGGCTACCCCGTCGGTCCGCTGACCACCGTCGAGCAGGACGGGCTGGAGCCGGTGCGCGACGAGCTGGCCGCGATGTTCGCCGAGACCGGCGACGAGCTCCACGACCCGGCCGACCTGCTCCAGCGCCTGGTCAGCTCAGGCGCCCGGACGATCGAGGGTGCCGAGGGCGCGGCGGGCGGTTCCGTCGAGCCGCAGCTGCGCCACGACATCGCCTCGGTGGGCGTGGTCGGCACCGGCACCATGGCCTCGGGCATCGTGGAGGTCTTCGCCAAGAGCGGCTACGACGTGGTGTTCGTGGGTCGCAGCCAGGAGAAGCTGGACGGCGTGACCGCGGCCATCACCAGGTCGCTGGACAAGGCGATCTCGCGGGGCAAGCTCGACGAGGCGACCAAGAGCGAGGTCCTGGGTCGGCTCACCGGCGGCACCTCACGCGAGGACCTGGCGTCCGTGGACCTGGTGGTCGAGGCCATCGCCGAGGACCTGGCGGTCAAGACCCAGCTGTTCTCCGACCTGGACCGCATCTGCAAGCCGGGCGCGATCCTGGCCACCACCACCTCCTCCCTGCCGATCTCGCAGTGCGCCGCGGCCACCGCGCGTCCTGAGTCGGTCATCGGCATGCACTTCTTCAACCCCGCCCCGGTGATGAAGCTCGTCGAGGTGGTCACCACCGAGCTCACCGACGCCGCTGTCGACGAGACGGTGCGCGCGTTGTGCGCGAAGGTCGGGAAGGTGGCCGTCTCCTGCGGTGACCGGGCCGGCTTCATCGTCAACGCGCTGCTCTTCCCCTACCTCAACGACGCGGTGAAGATGCTGGAGACCGGGGTCGCGGAGACCAGCGAGATCGACGCGGCCGTCAAGGAGCACGCCGGCTTCCCGATGGGCCCCTTCGAGCTGCTCGACGTGGTGGGCAACGACGTCTCGCTGGCCATCCAGCAGGAGCTGTTCGCGGAGTTCAAGCACGCCGGCTTCGCGCCCGCGCCGCTGCTGGCGCAGCTCGTGGACCAGGGCCACCTGGGTCGCAAGACCAAGCAGGGCTTCCACAGCTACTGA